A DNA window from Actinomycetota bacterium contains the following coding sequences:
- the yajC gene encoding preprotein translocase subunit YajC yields the protein MTTTELALLLAQGAGKQQENPIAGFLPILVIFGAMYLLMIRPRQRQVRQHQALMSQLKQGDRVVAAGGIVGTIRRVDDDTLSLQVADNVVIKVDRGSVARKIEDAG from the coding sequence ATGACGACTACAGAACTCGCGCTGCTGCTCGCCCAGGGGGCGGGCAAGCAGCAGGAGAACCCCATCGCCGGCTTTCTTCCCATCCTTGTGATCTTCGGCGCCATGTACCTGCTGATGATCAGGCCCCGGCAGCGGCAGGTCCGCCAGCACCAGGCGTTGATGAGCCAGCTCAAGCAGGGCGACAGGGTGGTCGCCGCGGGCGGGATCGTGGGCACGATCCGGCGCGTGGACGACGACACCCTTTCGCTTCAGGTGGCCGACAACGTGGTCATAAAGGTGGACAGGGGATCGGTGGCAAGAAAGATCGAGGACGCGGGGTGA